A part of Bacillus thuringiensis genomic DNA contains:
- a CDS encoding amino acid ABC transporter permease, with product MFEIFMSTYPTLLKATIITLQLTLTSLLLGSLIGLLFAFFRISNNKILNSIAHVYIAIIRGTPLIVQIAILYFGITSIIVFTPFWAGAIALAIHNGAYITEIFRGSIQSVDRGQLEAARSLGMPYPLAMRRIVLPQAFRQSLPPLGNQFIIGLKDSSLVAYVGLSELWGSGLSIAASNFQQLETYIIVGLYYLVLVLLFTYFVNLLEKRLQRKETNSVQVRAKNKKEVSL from the coding sequence ATGTTTGAAATTTTTATGTCTACTTATCCCACACTCTTAAAGGCTACTATTATAACATTACAATTAACACTAACATCCCTATTACTCGGTTCACTAATTGGATTACTATTCGCTTTTTTTCGAATCTCTAACAATAAAATTCTAAATAGTATTGCTCATGTATACATCGCTATTATTCGTGGTACACCTTTAATTGTTCAAATCGCCATTCTTTATTTCGGTATTACATCTATTATTGTTTTCACTCCTTTTTGGGCAGGAGCAATTGCTTTAGCAATCCATAACGGTGCATATATTACTGAAATTTTCCGTGGATCCATCCAATCTGTCGACCGTGGACAATTGGAAGCTGCTCGCTCTCTAGGTATGCCGTATCCTTTAGCGATGCGCCGTATCGTATTACCGCAAGCATTTCGTCAATCTCTTCCTCCTTTAGGAAATCAGTTTATTATTGGATTAAAGGACTCCTCCCTCGTTGCATATGTAGGATTGTCCGAATTATGGGGATCAGGTTTATCAATTGCTGCAAGTAACTTCCAACAATTAGAAACATACATAATCGTTGGTCTATATTACCTCGTACTTGTTCTTCTATTTACTTATTTTGTTAATCTTTTAGAGAAACGATTACAAAGAAAAGAAACAAATTCAGTTCAAGTTAGGGCAAAGAATAAAAAAGAAGTCTCTTTATAA
- a CDS encoding amino acid ABC transporter ATP-binding protein yields the protein MIQVRNLVKSFGSLDVLKGIDLEVKEKEVVVLIGASGSGKSTLLRCLNFLEMYDEGEIHLQGERIDPKHSNLNKVRENVGMVFQHFNLFPHMTSLENIIEAPIHVKKLETANAKEIGNQLLQKVGLQDKADVTPHLLSGGQKQRIAIARALAMNPKIMLFDEPTSALDPELVGEVLQVMKELAEDGMTMVIVTHEMNFARDVADRVIFMDGGKIVEDAPPAQFFSAPSHERAKQFLRNVL from the coding sequence ATGATTCAGGTTCGAAATCTAGTAAAATCATTCGGCTCACTTGATGTTTTAAAAGGAATTGATTTAGAAGTAAAAGAAAAAGAAGTTGTTGTTTTAATTGGTGCCAGTGGTTCCGGTAAAAGTACATTACTTCGCTGTCTTAACTTTTTAGAAATGTACGATGAAGGTGAAATTCACTTACAAGGTGAACGAATTGATCCAAAGCATTCAAATTTAAACAAAGTCCGTGAAAATGTCGGTATGGTTTTTCAGCACTTTAACCTCTTTCCCCATATGACCTCACTAGAAAACATCATAGAAGCACCTATTCATGTAAAAAAATTAGAAACGGCAAACGCAAAGGAGATTGGAAATCAGCTTTTGCAAAAAGTCGGCCTACAAGATAAAGCAGATGTAACTCCACACCTCCTTTCAGGTGGTCAAAAACAGCGCATTGCCATAGCAAGAGCTCTTGCTATGAATCCTAAAATTATGCTATTTGATGAACCTACCTCAGCCTTAGACCCTGAACTTGTTGGAGAAGTATTGCAAGTTATGAAAGAACTTGCTGAAGATGGAATGACCATGGTTATTGTTACTCATGAAATGAATTTCGCAAGAGATGTAGCTGATCGCGTCATTTTTATGGATGGTGGAAAGATTGTAGAGGACGCTCCGCCAGCGCAATTCTTTTCAGCCCCATCACATGAACGAGCAAAACAATTTTTACGCAACGTTTTATAA
- a CDS encoding ABC transporter substrate-binding protein codes for MKRKLLTIVASITLCTSFILGACSKESATTSSNGEKEFRYAMSGLYKPFNYKENDGKLAGFDVEIGEALAKKMNMKPTPITNPWETLIQGLKAKKYDAILGSMAITEERLKAVNFSNPYYRSGAQIFVAKKNTSISSPEDLKGKKIGVVKASTFKDLVAKHTDQITEYDSDITALMDLEPGRIDAVITDQMVGLRMIKEGKSNIKEAGKPLNLDEMGIAIRKDDKEMVEKVNKALDEIIKDGTYEKISKKWFGRNILGEEEKTK; via the coding sequence ATGAAAAGAAAATTATTAACCATTGTTGCTAGTATTACATTATGTACATCCTTCATACTAGGAGCCTGTAGCAAGGAAAGTGCTACTACTTCTTCTAATGGTGAAAAAGAATTTCGTTATGCAATGAGTGGCTTATATAAACCTTTTAACTACAAAGAAAATGACGGAAAGCTTGCTGGTTTTGATGTAGAAATAGGTGAGGCACTTGCGAAAAAAATGAATATGAAACCCACTCCTATTACAAATCCGTGGGAAACGCTAATCCAAGGTCTCAAAGCGAAAAAATATGATGCAATATTGGGTAGTATGGCAATTACAGAAGAACGCTTAAAAGCTGTTAATTTCTCAAATCCTTATTACCGTTCTGGTGCCCAAATTTTTGTGGCTAAAAAGAATACATCAATCTCTTCTCCAGAAGATTTGAAAGGTAAGAAAATTGGTGTTGTAAAAGCTAGTACTTTTAAAGACCTTGTTGCAAAACACACAGATCAAATTACAGAATACGATAGCGATATTACTGCCCTTATGGACTTAGAGCCTGGACGTATTGACGCAGTAATCACAGATCAAATGGTTGGGTTACGCATGATCAAAGAAGGTAAATCGAATATAAAAGAAGCTGGAAAACCATTAAACCTTGATGAAATGGGAATTGCTATTCGTAAAGATGATAAGGAAATGGTTGAGAAAGTAAATAAAGCTTTAGATGAAATCATTAAAGATGGTACGTATGAAAAGATCAGTAAAAAATGGTTTGGGCGTAATATTCTTGGTGAAGAAGAAAAAACGAAGTAA